One window of Cuculus canorus isolate bCucCan1 chromosome 10, bCucCan1.pri, whole genome shotgun sequence genomic DNA carries:
- the APLN gene encoding apelin, with the protein MAAPRWLLALLLLLCLALSSAGPLCQAPDQKDAEDGLIRTLVRPRGARRGAGQRPGGWRRVRRPRPRLSHKGPMPF; encoded by the exons ATGGCCGCGCCGCGCTGGCTCctggcgctgctgctgctgctctgcctcgCCCTGAGCAGCGCGG GGCCGCTGTGCCAGGCGCCGGACCAGAAGGATGCAGAAGACGGACTCATCCGGACTCTGGTGCGACCGCGGGGTGCTCGGCGTGGGGCTGGGCAGCGGCCGGGCGGCTGGCGGAGGGTCCGACGGCCCCGACCCCGGCTCTCTCACAAGGGCCCCATGCCCTTCTGA